A genomic segment from Tuwongella immobilis encodes:
- a CDS encoding sugar kinase: MARILTFGEAMLRLTPPDFLRLEQAHALNLHAGGAELNTSVGLARLGHDVSWVSRLPGHALGRLVANRAREAGVRTDAVQFVPENDPQARVGLYFLEFGAAPRPSALVYDRKDSAIARITPGSVPWESLMANADWFHVTGITPALSAATAAVTREAMQTAKRMGLRISFDPNYRSTLWSIDEAKPWMREAVEMADVVTTSMEDATVFLDIPPGEPEVVLQQVAERYQVQAVAMSLRENVSVWKNRFTAIAVANGTVYRTRSYEVEIVDRIGAGDALIAGFIDGVLAGDIQRGLDWGTAMGAVKHSIPGDFPWITPHEIQSIVAEGGYRIRR, translated from the coding sequence ATGGCCCGCATTCTCACCTTCGGCGAAGCGATGCTCCGATTGACTCCGCCGGATTTTCTCCGGTTGGAGCAGGCGCACGCGCTGAATTTGCACGCCGGCGGGGCGGAACTCAATACCAGCGTGGGACTTGCGCGATTGGGTCACGATGTCTCGTGGGTGTCGCGGCTGCCCGGACATGCGCTCGGACGATTGGTGGCGAATCGGGCACGAGAAGCCGGCGTTCGGACGGATGCGGTCCAATTTGTGCCAGAGAATGATCCGCAAGCCCGTGTCGGCCTTTACTTTTTGGAGTTCGGCGCGGCCCCGCGACCCAGTGCGCTGGTGTACGATCGCAAAGATTCGGCCATTGCCCGCATCACGCCGGGAAGTGTCCCCTGGGAATCGTTGATGGCCAACGCGGATTGGTTCCATGTCACGGGAATCACCCCGGCATTGAGTGCCGCCACCGCCGCCGTCACCCGAGAAGCCATGCAGACGGCCAAACGAATGGGCCTGCGAATCAGTTTCGATCCGAACTATCGCTCGACGCTCTGGTCAATTGATGAGGCCAAGCCCTGGATGCGCGAAGCGGTCGAAATGGCGGATGTCGTTACCACCAGCATGGAAGATGCGACCGTATTTCTCGATATTCCGCCCGGCGAGCCTGAAGTGGTGCTGCAACAAGTTGCTGAGCGATATCAGGTGCAGGCGGTGGCGATGAGCCTGCGGGAAAATGTCAGCGTTTGGAAAAATCGCTTCACGGCAATCGCGGTTGCCAATGGTACGGTCTACCGAACCCGCAGTTACGAGGTGGAAATTGTCGATCGCATTGGTGCGGGCGATGCCTTGATTGCGGGATTCATTGACGGCGTGTTGGCCGGCGACATCCAGCGCGGTTTGGATTGGGGCACGGCAATGGGGGCGGTGAAGCACTCGATTCCGGGCGATTTCCCGTGGATTACGCCCCACGAAATTCAGTCGATTGTGGCCGAGGGTGGCTACCGAATTCGACGCTAA
- a CDS encoding bifunctional 4-hydroxy-2-oxoglutarate aldolase/2-dehydro-3-deoxy-phosphogluconate aldolase yields the protein MNRTTPLTEILSSGIIAVIRTPNPDDLVDVVGALADGGVTVAELTFTIPNALAAIAAVRKQLGDRVLVGAGTVLDAETARAAILAGADFIVSPVCNRDLISLCRRYSTLVMPGAFTPTEILTAWEAGADIVKVFPAEVLGPAFFKAMRGPLPQVRIMPTGGVDLSTARQFLDAGACCLGVGSQLVNPKAIASRDFAQLTDLARQYRSIVTQFQADSARSKPVAG from the coding sequence ATGAACCGAACAACCCCGCTGACCGAAATTCTGTCCAGTGGCATTATTGCCGTCATCCGCACGCCGAATCCTGACGATCTGGTGGACGTCGTCGGGGCGCTGGCCGATGGTGGTGTGACCGTCGCCGAGCTGACGTTCACGATTCCCAACGCGCTCGCGGCCATCGCCGCTGTGCGGAAGCAGTTGGGCGATCGTGTGCTGGTCGGTGCGGGGACGGTCCTTGACGCCGAGACGGCCCGCGCGGCAATCCTGGCCGGGGCCGATTTCATCGTCTCGCCGGTCTGTAACCGCGACCTCATTTCGTTGTGTCGCCGCTATTCCACGCTGGTGATGCCCGGTGCGTTCACCCCCACCGAGATTCTCACCGCCTGGGAAGCCGGAGCCGACATTGTCAAAGTCTTCCCGGCGGAAGTCCTTGGCCCGGCATTCTTTAAGGCGATGCGTGGCCCGCTTCCCCAGGTGCGCATCATGCCCACGGGCGGGGTCGATCTTTCCACGGCCCGCCAATTTCTGGATGCGGGGGCTTGTTGTTTAGGGGTTGGCAGCCAGCTTGTCAATCCCAAGGCGATTGCCAGCCGCGACTTTGCCCAGCTTACCGACTTGGCCCGACAATATCGCAGCATTGTGACGCAATTCCAGGCCGATTCCGCTCGGTCGAAACCAGTCGCTGGCTGA
- a CDS encoding glycosyltransferase, whose translation MRVSVVIHPIGDTAALQATLQGLALQTELDFEVLLAGDEPDPAARQALHPHANRLRWIGAVPNSWGQTRNRAVQHSHGDWVAFLEAGAIPAPQWLEELLALSAEAHAQDLVAVGGPIRGDAADSGIAVDRITGEIVDCPAAHVAQTLPYGDARLHLPAGNCAVRREAFRLAGGYHPIFQGETAHADWLRRTLDAGGRLRRCELAWVLRHQRIEMDARRTAWAADLIPATLAARRPHDREADLLAWCVQAIQQIIAYASESMVQHALHQSLSHGLNCRLAACENPPELPSVVEKTIGVRWVPTNEAATRINVAVIGHPTPADQPHDGWKLAESLRDAGHRVTLIVPSIAIQDRWSFRRGIWIQQVAVTAEMPPIRQSEALHAAVETLHWEQFLDAVMVPPDEWGYATAIDGGLVRFARTTNVSLAAPESELVTKFRAEAEAVLQPRPRDWGAELVAAVRASIDPAMRELPPPTMRRMRFSLICGGIAHRDATSNVTRSQFQAITDYCRAKRIRTRIRAFMPACAVPDSRVIITHPEACEVVTHPHVQASDLILIHFGFYAPGNQAIHFLPRSAKVVLCYHGITPPRFESPANRVMLHRSYEQLDYLLHVNQILVQSEYLAKELLAQGIARESIVRLPLPLAVPQTSELAELPETGTPLRLIYLGRVVPSKGLLDLFAAMSRVREQGGPELRLSIYSNSKMANPEHRAELESWVQAHHLEHAIEFCFDCENAEVAAAFRSADVLVMPSYHEGFCVPVIEALANGCRVLTTQAAALPETSGGLGQTIPPGDVEAMAACLSAMPADRDAGMVRTDSQLLSRADWWQRVQAYLPRFEPKRYTHDFLAAVFDGWNPPPLEVREYLAREQGRIWREAVAGQASRPHGWISQRILELELTQPAKPTSVPVQPPVSGWKSRIRQGLQPIARRVPMLAMVVRYCKRAILLPWNFHILFTELQQRMRDGSTKSS comes from the coding sequence ATGCGTGTCAGTGTGGTCATCCACCCAATCGGGGATACCGCTGCCTTGCAAGCCACGCTGCAAGGGCTGGCGCTGCAAACCGAACTGGATTTTGAGGTGCTTTTGGCCGGGGATGAGCCGGATCCGGCCGCGCGCCAAGCGTTGCATCCGCACGCGAATCGTCTGCGATGGATCGGGGCGGTGCCGAATTCCTGGGGACAGACGCGCAATCGAGCCGTGCAGCATTCCCACGGCGACTGGGTCGCGTTTCTGGAAGCGGGGGCGATTCCCGCGCCGCAATGGTTGGAAGAATTGCTGGCGCTGAGTGCGGAAGCCCATGCCCAGGATTTGGTGGCTGTCGGTGGGCCGATTCGTGGCGATGCTGCCGATTCCGGGATTGCGGTCGATCGCATCACGGGCGAGATCGTCGATTGCCCGGCCGCGCATGTGGCCCAGACGCTGCCCTATGGCGATGCGCGGCTGCATCTGCCCGCTGGAAATTGCGCCGTTCGCCGCGAGGCGTTTCGGCTTGCCGGTGGGTATCATCCGATTTTTCAGGGCGAAACCGCACACGCGGATTGGCTGCGTCGCACGCTCGATGCGGGCGGGCGGCTGCGTCGCTGCGAATTGGCCTGGGTGCTTCGTCATCAGCGAATCGAGATGGATGCTCGCCGCACGGCGTGGGCGGCGGATCTGATCCCGGCGACGCTCGCTGCCCGTCGTCCGCATGACCGGGAAGCGGACCTGCTTGCCTGGTGTGTACAAGCGATTCAGCAGATCATCGCTTACGCGTCAGAAAGCATGGTGCAGCATGCCTTGCATCAATCGCTTAGTCACGGATTGAATTGTCGATTGGCGGCTTGCGAGAATCCACCCGAATTGCCGTCGGTTGTTGAGAAAACGATCGGAGTTCGCTGGGTTCCAACCAACGAAGCGGCCACTCGAATCAACGTCGCGGTGATCGGGCATCCGACCCCAGCGGATCAGCCGCATGATGGGTGGAAGTTGGCCGAATCGCTCCGAGATGCTGGGCATCGCGTGACGTTGATTGTGCCCTCGATCGCGATCCAGGATCGCTGGTCGTTTCGTCGCGGCATCTGGATTCAGCAGGTGGCGGTGACTGCGGAAATGCCCCCGATTCGGCAATCGGAAGCATTGCATGCCGCGGTGGAAACCCTGCATTGGGAGCAGTTTTTGGATGCGGTGATGGTCCCGCCGGATGAGTGGGGCTACGCGACCGCAATCGACGGCGGATTGGTGCGATTTGCTCGCACGACGAACGTCTCGCTGGCGGCACCGGAATCCGAGTTGGTGACGAAATTCCGGGCCGAAGCGGAGGCTGTGCTGCAACCGCGTCCCCGTGATTGGGGGGCCGAATTGGTCGCGGCCGTGCGGGCGTCAATTGATCCGGCCATGCGTGAGCTGCCACCGCCGACGATGCGCCGAATGCGATTCAGCCTGATTTGCGGGGGAATCGCCCATCGCGATGCCACCTCAAATGTGACACGCTCGCAGTTCCAAGCCATCACGGATTATTGCAGAGCGAAGCGCATCCGCACGCGCATTCGCGCGTTTATGCCCGCGTGTGCGGTGCCCGATTCGCGGGTCATCATCACCCATCCCGAAGCGTGCGAAGTGGTGACGCATCCGCACGTTCAAGCCTCGGATTTGATCCTGATTCACTTTGGTTTCTACGCGCCGGGGAATCAGGCGATTCACTTTCTGCCACGCTCCGCGAAGGTGGTGTTGTGCTACCACGGGATCACGCCGCCGCGATTTGAATCACCCGCCAATCGCGTCATGCTGCACCGATCGTATGAGCAGTTGGATTACCTGCTGCACGTCAATCAGATTCTAGTCCAAAGCGAATATCTGGCAAAAGAATTACTTGCGCAAGGCATCGCTCGCGAATCGATTGTTCGCCTGCCGCTGCCGTTGGCGGTCCCACAGACGAGCGAACTCGCCGAGTTACCCGAAACTGGTACGCCGCTGCGGTTGATTTACTTGGGCCGAGTCGTGCCCAGCAAGGGCTTGTTGGATCTGTTTGCCGCGATGAGTCGGGTGCGGGAGCAGGGCGGGCCGGAACTGCGTCTGTCGATTTATAGCAACTCGAAAATGGCCAATCCGGAGCATCGAGCGGAACTGGAATCGTGGGTTCAAGCGCATCACCTGGAGCACGCGATTGAATTTTGCTTTGATTGCGAAAATGCTGAGGTTGCGGCGGCGTTTCGGTCGGCAGATGTGCTGGTGATGCCGTCGTATCACGAGGGATTTTGTGTGCCGGTGATCGAAGCACTGGCCAACGGTTGCCGGGTGCTGACGACTCAAGCGGCCGCGCTGCCGGAGACTAGCGGCGGGCTGGGGCAGACGATTCCGCCGGGGGATGTCGAGGCGATGGCGGCTTGTCTCTCGGCGATGCCCGCGGATCGCGATGCGGGGATGGTTCGCACGGATTCGCAGCTGCTGAGCCGTGCCGACTGGTGGCAGCGGGTGCAGGCATATTTGCCGCGATTTGAGCCGAAACGCTACACGCACGATTTCTTGGCGGCGGTGTTTGATGGCTGGAATCCGCCGCCGTTGGAAGTGCGGGAGTATCTGGCGCGGGAGCAGGGCCGGATTTGGCGGGAGGCGGTGGCGGGGCAGGCGAGTCGGCCGCACGGCTGGATCTCGCAGCGGATTTTGGAGTTGGAGTTGACCCAACCCGCCAAGCCCACATCCGTCCCGGTTCAACCGCCGGTGAGTGGCTGGAAGTCCCGAATTCGCCAGGGGTTGCAGCCGATTGCTCGACGGGTACCGATGCTGGCGATGGTCGTGCGATACTGCAAGCGGGCCATTTTGTTGCCATGGAATTTCCATATTTTGTTCACGGAATTGCAGCAGCGAATGCGAGATGGATCGACGAAATCGTCGTGA
- a CDS encoding glycosyltransferase family 4 protein: MAVPRPLSLGMVAPDWPPRSAVRLAEQGHTVHLFVRAGTPAPGVNFPRIHLHPYQPETDGTWNRPGLGRLARQMLGTSMGVYRAITRMRAEAPLDLVRIPVFGAMAFFTLHDPNFRVVLLDGPGHAGGMQADNPEAVQLCAMERWCREAAWAIEPQVPISDGPLQAADARERLEVFGDRIHDPDDSTWPQTSWRTRKRLRVAVICRDLVPRDATTNVTLQQIEAIDRYARRYQIPLDLRIFATCSRIDDSRVILLDDPRMLMRQSFLLTADVVLVQYGFVNPLADLLPMLPATTRVVTSFVGITPAEVLRPEQRPDIVATRQQAVVLNRANRILTISNYLISDLESLGIDRTKIQVAKLPHAVPSVPSDHLPSENNDGRDSNSSKNHVQMIYLGRFVASKGVHDLLDAFAAVHRQSPQVRLDLCGSKGISDGVYLGDLQAKVNKHRLGDAVRFRFDLSDAELSAALHAADLFVMPSYHEGFCVPVIEALANRCPVLASDAGAIPETLAGLGRTFATGKSSELASAIADCLAILARGEIPIANGAMPRIEWQAAVERYLATLSRETYRSAVIHALFGDEPPVSEAVHAQIVQRISRFADAPETCLASDVSGIVERFLQRTGTAIPEPEGTPVSPPPMRQRLRERIKTMPVVGNLLRSVRNWWRRRG; encoded by the coding sequence ATGGCCGTGCCACGTCCATTGTCGCTGGGGATGGTTGCTCCGGACTGGCCGCCGCGATCGGCGGTGCGGTTGGCCGAGCAGGGGCACACGGTGCATCTGTTCGTGCGAGCGGGAACCCCCGCACCAGGTGTCAATTTCCCGCGAATTCACCTGCATCCGTACCAACCGGAGACCGATGGCACCTGGAATCGTCCGGGGTTGGGGCGGCTTGCCCGGCAGATGCTTGGCACCTCGATGGGCGTCTATCGGGCGATTACCCGCATGCGAGCCGAGGCTCCATTGGATCTGGTGCGAATTCCCGTCTTCGGCGCGATGGCGTTTTTCACGCTGCATGATCCCAATTTCCGGGTGGTTCTGCTCGATGGGCCGGGCCACGCGGGCGGGATGCAAGCGGATAATCCCGAGGCGGTGCAGCTTTGTGCCATGGAGCGCTGGTGTCGTGAAGCGGCCTGGGCGATTGAGCCGCAAGTGCCGATTTCCGATGGGCCATTGCAGGCGGCGGATGCCCGCGAACGGCTGGAAGTTTTTGGCGATCGCATTCATGATCCCGATGATTCGACTTGGCCGCAAACCTCGTGGCGCACACGGAAGCGGCTGCGAGTTGCGGTGATCTGTCGGGATTTGGTGCCACGCGATGCCACCACCAATGTCACGCTCCAGCAGATCGAAGCGATCGATCGCTACGCGCGGCGGTATCAAATTCCCCTGGATTTGCGGATCTTTGCGACATGCAGCCGAATCGATGATAGTCGCGTGATTCTGCTGGATGATCCACGGATGCTGATGCGTCAATCGTTCCTGCTGACTGCGGATGTCGTGCTGGTGCAATACGGGTTTGTGAATCCTTTGGCGGATCTGCTGCCGATGCTCCCGGCGACCACTCGCGTGGTGACGAGCTTCGTGGGCATCACCCCGGCAGAAGTGCTGCGGCCCGAGCAGCGACCGGATATCGTCGCCACCCGCCAACAGGCCGTTGTCTTGAATCGCGCCAATCGCATCCTGACCATCTCGAATTATCTGATTTCTGACTTGGAATCGCTGGGAATCGATCGGACGAAGATTCAGGTGGCTAAATTGCCGCATGCCGTGCCGAGTGTTCCGTCAGATCATCTGCCGAGTGAAAATAATGACGGTCGTGATAGTAATTCGTCGAAGAATCATGTGCAGATGATTTATTTGGGGCGGTTCGTGGCGTCCAAGGGGGTGCATGATCTGCTGGATGCGTTCGCGGCGGTGCATCGGCAGTCGCCCCAAGTCCGGCTCGATTTGTGCGGAAGCAAGGGGATTTCCGACGGGGTGTATCTGGGCGATCTCCAGGCGAAGGTGAACAAGCATCGCTTGGGCGATGCGGTTCGCTTTCGCTTTGATTTATCCGATGCGGAATTGTCGGCGGCGTTGCATGCGGCGGATCTGTTCGTCATGCCGTCTTATCACGAAGGATTCTGCGTGCCGGTGATCGAGGCATTGGCGAATCGCTGCCCGGTGTTGGCGTCGGATGCGGGGGCGATTCCCGAGACGCTCGCGGGGCTGGGACGCACGTTTGCGACCGGGAAAAGCAGCGAATTGGCGTCGGCAATCGCGGACTGTTTGGCGATTCTGGCACGCGGCGAAATCCCAATCGCGAACGGGGCGATGCCGCGAATTGAGTGGCAAGCGGCGGTCGAGCGATACTTGGCGACGCTGTCGCGGGAAACGTATCGCTCGGCGGTTATCCATGCGTTATTTGGCGACGAACCGCCGGTGAGCGAAGCGGTGCATGCACAGATTGTGCAGCGAATTTCCCGATTTGCGGATGCGCCGGAAACGTGCCTGGCGAGTGATGTGAGCGGAATTGTGGAGCGATTTTTGCAGCGTACCGGAACCGCGATTCCGGAGCCGGAGGGCACGCCGGTCAGTCCGCCGCCGATGCGTCAGCGCTTGCGAGAGCGAATCAAGACGATGCCCGTGGTGGGGAATCTGCTGCGATCCGTGCGAAATTGGTGGCGTCGCCGGGGGTAA
- a CDS encoding DUF1501 domain-containing protein, whose protein sequence is MQRMIRDGVPMNRRHFLGDCGVGLGKIAAAGLLTGAWTGGATSAMAAPTKPQGPLAPKAPHFPGKAKRVIHLFMAGAPSHLDLFDPKPTLAKLEGKPIPPDVIGGQRYAFIRSDANVMGPRFKFQPYGKTGTQLAEVLPHIGGIADEICLIRSMKTDQFNHAPAQIFLNTGFSQPGRPSIGSWVLYGLGAETQELPAYVVLSTGAGISGGSANWSSGFLPTLYTGVRFRNQGDPILNVSSPAGITPQMQRDSLDLIGSMNRQRLQTVGDPEIATRIASYEMAFQLQTSAPELMNLRSESKETLQLYGADPDAPSFARACLLARRMIERGVRFVNIYHEGWDAHSDVVGNHRNMAKAVDQASAALVMDLKRRGLLDDTLVIWGGEFGRTPMVETNPALGRSQGRDHHPQAFSMWVAGGGFKAGLTYGKTDELGFHVVENGVHVHDLQATLLHCLGLDHERLTYRFAGRDFRLTDVHGHVMTDLLA, encoded by the coding sequence ATGCAGCGAATGATCCGGGATGGGGTGCCCATGAATCGGCGGCACTTTCTGGGCGATTGTGGCGTGGGGCTGGGGAAAATTGCGGCGGCGGGGTTGCTGACCGGAGCCTGGACCGGCGGCGCGACATCGGCGATGGCCGCTCCCACGAAACCGCAAGGCCCGTTGGCACCCAAAGCTCCGCATTTTCCCGGCAAGGCCAAGCGGGTCATCCACCTGTTTATGGCCGGTGCCCCCAGTCACCTGGATCTGTTTGATCCCAAGCCGACGCTCGCCAAACTCGAAGGCAAGCCGATTCCGCCCGATGTCATTGGTGGGCAACGCTATGCGTTTATTCGCAGCGATGCCAATGTCATGGGGCCGCGATTCAAATTCCAGCCGTATGGCAAGACCGGCACGCAGTTGGCCGAGGTGTTGCCGCACATCGGCGGCATCGCGGACGAGATTTGTCTGATTCGGTCGATGAAGACGGACCAATTCAATCACGCACCAGCGCAAATCTTTCTGAATACGGGTTTTTCGCAACCGGGTCGCCCCAGCATTGGCTCGTGGGTGCTTTACGGGTTAGGTGCGGAGACGCAAGAACTCCCCGCGTATGTCGTGCTTTCCACCGGCGCAGGAATCAGCGGCGGCTCGGCCAATTGGAGCAGCGGCTTTTTGCCCACGTTGTACACCGGCGTGCGGTTCCGAAATCAGGGCGATCCGATTCTGAATGTCTCGTCGCCGGCGGGAATTACTCCGCAAATGCAGCGGGATTCGCTGGATCTGATTGGCTCGATGAATCGGCAGCGATTGCAGACCGTGGGCGATCCCGAAATCGCCACCCGAATCGCCAGTTATGAAATGGCATTTCAACTGCAAACCAGTGCCCCAGAATTGATGAATCTGCGAAGCGAATCCAAGGAGACGCTGCAACTGTATGGGGCGGACCCGGATGCGCCGTCGTTCGCACGGGCGTGTTTGCTGGCGCGGCGGATGATCGAACGCGGTGTCCGATTCGTGAATATCTATCACGAAGGTTGGGATGCCCATTCGGACGTGGTGGGCAATCACCGGAATATGGCCAAAGCGGTCGATCAGGCGTCGGCTGCACTGGTGATGGATCTCAAACGGCGGGGATTACTCGACGATACCTTGGTGATCTGGGGCGGTGAGTTTGGCCGCACGCCGATGGTGGAGACGAACCCCGCGCTGGGCCGCAGTCAAGGGCGGGATCACCATCCGCAGGCGTTTAGCATGTGGGTCGCTGGAGGCGGATTCAAGGCTGGACTCACCTACGGCAAGACCGACGAATTGGGATTCCATGTGGTGGAAAATGGCGTGCATGTTCACGATCTGCAAGCGACGCTCTTGCACTGTTTGGGGCTGGATCACGAGCGGCTGACCTATCGCTTTGCGGGCCGTGATTTCCGACTGACGGATGTGCATGGCCACGTCATGACCGATTTGCTGGCCTAA
- a CDS encoding leucine-rich repeat domain-containing protein: MANQLEELLWAIVRADSLDELPWMAFQDYLQESGLALDGWLRQAREHPFRQGILSLNRERYRPVMDWAGLTATLNGPTECSGGMLRVSLPAVVFTSELKKGISVRWPVTFQLHVNQLSELQELEKRLRAHPPIPARMTLSFSRPLTPAMVAILESMPQPTGLKLQFEGEEIGVERIPAMPQLQSLILSNTTLTTTGMEALTRLRSLQSLVLLHLHDPTEAALRRLTECSLLRSIILDSRQIVPTTVLADWTRTLRLQRLSLGAFDPLTTRDLECLQQCPTLRDISFAMMNLAAVRDASPLLHLPKLERLDFMRYRGLISPEFWRMLSELPRLVELNLAMCETLREKDLESVAELPALRVLHLHDCQGLGAGIIPILARMRQLEELDVRGCTNVRPREWEGLRRALPRCQMVGLPS, from the coding sequence ATGGCCAATCAATTGGAGGAACTGTTGTGGGCCATCGTTCGGGCAGATTCGCTCGATGAGCTCCCCTGGATGGCGTTTCAAGATTATCTGCAAGAGTCCGGCCTTGCCCTTGATGGCTGGTTGCGGCAAGCGCGAGAGCATCCATTTCGCCAGGGGATTCTCTCCCTGAACCGCGAACGCTATCGGCCTGTGATGGATTGGGCCGGGCTGACAGCCACGCTCAATGGGCCGACGGAGTGCTCGGGCGGCATGTTGCGGGTGAGTCTGCCCGCCGTGGTGTTCACATCCGAGCTGAAAAAGGGCATCTCGGTCCGCTGGCCGGTGACATTTCAGCTGCACGTCAATCAACTTAGTGAACTTCAGGAATTGGAAAAACGACTGCGAGCGCATCCGCCGATTCCCGCGCGAATGACGCTATCGTTTTCGCGCCCGCTGACGCCGGCAATGGTGGCGATTCTGGAGAGCATGCCACAACCGACGGGATTGAAACTGCAATTTGAGGGTGAGGAAATCGGTGTCGAGCGGATTCCGGCGATGCCTCAGTTGCAATCGCTGATTCTGTCGAACACAACGCTGACCACCACCGGAATGGAGGCACTGACGCGGTTGCGCTCGCTGCAATCGCTCGTGCTGCTGCATTTGCACGATCCCACCGAGGCGGCACTGCGGCGGCTAACGGAATGCTCGCTGCTGCGATCCATCATCCTGGATTCTCGGCAGATTGTGCCGACGACAGTCCTGGCCGATTGGACCCGCACGCTGCGACTTCAGCGACTCAGCCTCGGGGCGTTCGACCCACTGACCACGCGGGATCTGGAATGTCTCCAGCAGTGCCCCACGCTCCGCGATATCTCGTTTGCGATGATGAATTTGGCAGCCGTGCGCGATGCCTCACCGTTATTGCATCTTCCGAAGTTGGAACGGCTCGATTTCATGCGCTATCGCGGGCTGATTTCGCCGGAATTCTGGCGGATGCTGAGCGAGCTACCGCGATTGGTGGAACTCAATCTCGCCATGTGCGAAACACTGCGTGAGAAAGACCTGGAATCCGTGGCGGAACTACCCGCGCTGCGGGTGCTGCATCTGCATGATTGCCAAGGACTTGGGGCGGGGATCATCCCCATTCTGGCACGGATGCGGCAATTGGAAGAGTTGGATGTTCGCGGTTGTACCAATGTGCGACCACGAGAGTGGGAGGGGTTGCGGCGGGCGTTGCCGCGCTGCCAGATGGTCGGGCTACCGAGTTAA
- a CDS encoding TlpA family protein disulfide reductase: MKQKLLLFTLLIATLGGAAFYLMPASRGEETVGQKFKAIVEEFQKLQESTQSKFEAAKEAERPAIITGFRKDRHTLATKALELAKANPKEADSIEPTMFAMMVGRDNKEIVGSAKDLLSTNFADSPQLIDVLLRLGGDLSNRDFVEKVMKNSKSGIVQATAHLALATALGETSDELAETSPDKAKAMREEALTLIAKINETYAKEKFQSFIPAEQAKNLEFTLKNLAIGMTAPDAESTGLDGKKVKLSDHRGKVVVLDFWATWCGPCKAMIPHEREMVARLKGKPFALISISADDAKEDLETFLKETAMPWTHWYEGAKGELLGKWNITAFPTIYVIDAKGVIRHKGLRGDDLEAAVNKLIQETESK, from the coding sequence ATGAAACAAAAACTGCTTCTGTTCACGCTACTGATCGCAACTCTGGGTGGCGCAGCATTTTACCTGATGCCAGCCAGCCGCGGCGAAGAAACCGTCGGACAGAAATTCAAAGCAATCGTTGAAGAATTCCAAAAGCTGCAAGAATCGACCCAGTCCAAGTTCGAAGCAGCCAAGGAAGCCGAACGCCCCGCCATCATCACCGGCTTCCGCAAAGACCGGCACACGCTGGCCACCAAGGCACTGGAATTGGCCAAAGCCAACCCCAAGGAAGCCGACTCCATCGAACCAACCATGTTCGCCATGATGGTGGGCCGCGACAACAAGGAAATCGTTGGCTCGGCCAAAGATTTGCTCTCCACCAACTTCGCCGACTCCCCCCAACTCATCGATGTGCTGCTGCGATTGGGCGGCGATCTGAGCAACCGGGATTTCGTCGAAAAGGTCATGAAGAATAGCAAATCCGGCATCGTGCAAGCCACCGCACACTTGGCACTGGCCACCGCATTGGGCGAAACCAGCGACGAACTCGCCGAAACCTCGCCAGACAAGGCCAAGGCGATGCGTGAAGAAGCCCTCACGCTGATTGCGAAGATCAACGAAACGTATGCCAAGGAAAAATTCCAGTCGTTCATTCCCGCGGAACAAGCGAAGAATCTGGAATTCACCCTCAAGAATCTGGCGATTGGCATGACCGCTCCGGATGCCGAATCGACCGGCCTGGACGGCAAGAAGGTCAAGCTCAGCGACCATCGCGGCAAAGTCGTGGTGCTCGATTTCTGGGCAACTTGGTGTGGCCCGTGCAAAGCGATGATCCCGCACGAACGCGAAATGGTCGCCCGCCTCAAGGGCAAGCCGTTCGCGCTCATCAGCATCAGCGCCGATGACGCCAAGGAAGACCTCGAAACCTTCCTGAAGGAAACCGCCATGCCCTGGACGCATTGGTACGAAGGTGCCAAGGGCGAACTGCTCGGCAAATGGAATATCACCGCATTCCCGACCATCTATGTGATCGATGCCAAGGGCGTCATCCGTCACAAGGGTCTGCGTGGCGATGATCTTGAAGCGGCGGTCAACAAGCTGATTCAAGAAACCGAATCGAAGTAA